In the Malaclemys terrapin pileata isolate rMalTer1 chromosome 3, rMalTer1.hap1, whole genome shotgun sequence genome, GAATGATACCTTCAGAAACGTAAAGTGATCCTTTTTTTTCGCCCCAAGTTTTTAAATCCTCATTGTGATATGAATAATAGTCCATACAGTATTTCAGAGTTATTCTCTTCTTCAGTAAAAAATACCAAGGTAACTATCTGTCCCCAGAGAGAAGGTTCTAGTGACATTAGGGCTCATGGTGTAGTGTCACAGACGTAGATAAATTGAGTTCTGAAATAGAAGCATGTTTCTAGTACTGCTAGTTGATAGTGGTTGAGAAACCAAGGTACTGAACTTCCTGTGTGAACTATGCTGGCTATTTTAAAACTGCTTGGTCAGTTTGAGATCTTCTTGGAGCAGAAATATCAACGTAAATAGAAATGAGAAAAATCAAGGCATTTTAAATGCTTGTCCAAATCACTGGATTCATTAGAAACTGTTAAAGTGGCATATTCTGTGCGTGATTCTCCTATATCTCTGACTGCGTTGTTTATCAGGTGTTGCTATGATCTCAATTTACTACCTGTGATCAAAGAATAGAGCAACACTATTTAAAGTTACAGACTTAAATGCCCGTTCCTTGCTTATACTCTGATAGCTACAAAAAGTATCGGACAAGAGATTTCATATTAACAGTAATGAAATCTTCTTATTAAATACCTTGGAGCCAGATGTATGTTTTGCATGTAGTAGCAAAGAACTGAGGTGTGAAGAGGTAAAGTAACTGAAAATAGGTAATATATGTTGGACTATGGTGCTCTATCACCAAAAGTGAATTTATTGTAGCTACATACTGATTTTGAGGGGGTGTGGTTGTAGGTGAgtatataaaacatttaaattttttatcTTTTAACTTGTATAGAAATGGTTCACAGACAACGTTTAATTTTTATTCAATACCTGTCTCTTAGCTATCACCATATCCAGCAGTCCAACTCTGTCTTATTTGCAACGGAAGGATAAATGTAAAGCAGATCCTATAAAATGTTTCTTCTTAATGTGCACATTTGGTTAATTGGGAGTATTGTATTTCTTCAGCAACACAATTTTAAAATGGAGAGATGACAAAGTCCATTCAGGTCATTCCTTTTTTTTGTTCATTACCACCATCTCAAGTATAGTGAGGTACACTTGAATATGATGATCTGGTGGGGAATGGCAAAATGTTGAGGTTACTGAAGGATCATGTCAGCATGCAGGTGCCTCAGCACATTAATGAATACAATGGCTACGCCGTTTCATAATTTGTCTTTGTATTTAGCTTATTGTACAGTATTTGGAGTTGTCTCCAAGGTATTTGTATTAAATGAAGTTGTTAAACAGTGCAGAGCTGTTGGCTGTTTCTAGCATGTACGTTAGTTGCTCCTTCTGTCCTTACTGGTTTATTCTGGATATTAACTGCTTCTAATAAAATATAGCTACGGTACAGAAATGATACTCCACCTTACCCATGAGAACAGTCATGGACTCCACATCCCAGCTCTTTGTTGTGCAAAAATAATCACCTTGGGGCATACATCTGAAAAGCAACTGAGTTCAAATGGCTGTATTTGTCAGGATGAAAGCTGTCCTCCTTGGTCCATTCTGCAAGTGAAGAGTCTTTGAACAAGTAGTGACCCCCCAGAGTGGCACGGTTATTGGCTGCATTTCCACATTTCATGGTGTTGAGAAACAATTTAATGCTGCCTTGGTTTGTTTTAAGTTAGTTTTTTTTCCACGTGAGATTGGATTGACGGGGGAAATAGTTTAGACTCTCCCTGCAGACAcatacactgctacctcgatataacgtgacccgatataacacaaattcggatataacgcagtaaagcagtgctctggggggccgggactgcgcactccggtgaatcaaagcaagcTCAATAGAACGCCGTTTCATCTATAATGTGGcgagattttttttggctcccaaggacagcgttatatcgaggtagaggtgtagttatttaGGTCTGAACACTGCATGTTGCTGGAACAAGTAGAGCCAAAGTCAGACTAATTAACAGTTTTTTATAGGTGTgtaacagctttaaaaaaaaaattaaacattaaagaTAGTAGGGAACTTAATTTGcaggtttttaaataatgtttccattttgctgatgcctgaaaaaattaaaattatggttcatgcttcctttctatATCATAGGGATTGTGCTCTTTTGCGTCTATTTTTCTGTTTGCAAGTCACCTTTAATATAGGTTTGGTTTATGGAAAGTTAGTGAGGATAACTGACCTCAGTGACTCAGAGTGGTATAAAAGGTATTCTCTAAGGCATAGGGTAGTTATCAAAAGATGGTGCCAGGCATTAATTGCAGCTGGCGtggagcaggagggaaaaaattgGGACTCAGTGATAGCAGGCACTAGTAAATATATTAATGCTTGTGAAACAGAATGAAAACCCAACAATCTTGACATCAGAGTACGTGCTAGTGTACCACAATAAAAATGATACTTTATTGTATGCTCCAAAACTACTGTGGAAAGAGATGTCCAGATTTCACTCCGATCAAACAGGCAAAAAAGTCCTGATCTTGTTATTGTACACTTGTCTGTTGCCTTTAAAACAAGAACAAGACTGTGGTTATTTCATTATCATGctgcatttttttatttccattagTACAGGGTATGTGCTATTTTTACCATGGTAAAAATAACCATCACAACACAAATACCTTTCATCTGCAAGGATCCCAAAGGGCTTCACAGATCATATTCATACAGCACTCCTGATATATAGCCACCTCTAAAGGATAAAGGGCTGTTGCTAATGAACACCTGCAATCCTGAACAACAAGCAGGGAGAGAAATATTTGATCAAGACAGCAGGATAACTCCAGTCTCTTATGAACAGGGCCTTGGGTGatttaaggctgagattttcaaagctgcgtaagagatttggatgcccaattcctatttaaattaaataaattggaATCCAGATCTCTTAGGCATCTTGGAAAATCATATCCTAAATGTCCACTGGAGTGGACAGGGTTTATCTCAACCCCTACAAGGTTGCACTGATACTCAGTTATCTACCTCAGTATAATAATGACAGGTCCAGTCAACCTCATCACTATTCTACTACCTTTGCAGGTCAATCCAAGGCTTTGATCATTTATCATGGTGCTAACTCACTTGTTTCATTCTTTTGATGGGGGAATGATTGTGACCCACGTTATAATTATAGCCATTTACTTTCATTTTGGAGACTCCACACAAcattctattatttgtattgtaatagcacctcggagccccagtcatgggccagaaccccccactgtgctaggcgctgtacaaacatggaacgGAAAGACTGTccgtgccccaaggagcttataatatacttgtttttattcattaAATCTTCATGTCTTGTTCTTAAGTGGCTGGTGCTGCCCATTTGCCATTCCCACTGAGGTCGGCTGGCATTGTGGGTGTGCGGCCCCTCTCAATGGAGGACCCCAAGACCGTTCCCATCCTTCATTTTCAATCGTTTGCTGGAAGACACATTAGGAGGCTCAATGTacagctacacagcagcagctgtaatTCTCACTTCAGGTAAATGTACACAAGTGTACTCTGCTAGTGCCTAAtaacagtaaaaagcaacagggtcctgtggcacctttaagactaactgatgtattggagcataagctttcgtgggtgaatgcccacttcttcggatgcatcgtaGGCactcacccacaaaagcttatgctccaatacatcggttagtcttaaaggtgccacaggaccctctgttgctttttacagatccagactaacacaggtacccctctgatacttaataacaACAGTGTGGCCATGGCAGCGTGGCTCAGTCTAGTTATCCGAGTACAATCCCAACCGAGTCCCTGTTGCACCAGCCAGCTATTATGTAGACCTAGTCTCAGGGACATGCACTAATAAGGCAGGATGGTAACACTTTCAAGAAAAGTGTTTGGGGATGAGTAGGTATTTAAACAAAAGCCCAAACGTCCATATTTCCAATGCTGGGTGCCTAATGTCAGGCTCTTACATCCATAACGAGGCTCCTAAATAgggtagcctgattttcaaaggggcaaGTGGATTTGTGTGTGCACAGCATTTTTGATAAAGAGGACATTGCTATTTAGCCACCTAAATAGGGCTGTGGACTTTGAGCCAGCTTTTTAAAAGGTCTTTAAGTGCTTAATGATGCACATAGGGGCCtacagggattttcaaaagtacctttaggcacctaaagcccttttaaaaaaaacagctcgCCATTCCTCTTGgtaatttccccatctgtacaagggGTATATGCTATGACAGATGTTTTACCAACCAGAAATTAGGGGCTTGTCGCAGGAATCACAGGACAAAATTCTATGGTCACTGTTTTGTAGGAGGTTTAATTAGATGATCACACTAGtcccttctgattttaaaatctaTAAACCCTTGCACCTTTGTAAAACACTGATATCTACAGCTGAAAGGCACTATATACATGCTAGGGATTATTTCTATCAGGGCTTTTCTTCTGGGTGCTTCAACATCACCTTAGATTAGTTTAGAGAAGTACTATAGCCAAGGAACGTCAGGACTATGCTTCTTCCTCCTTCCATATAAGGCTGTGCCACCCGTATCCCTCCTCACttcatttttaaatcatcatCATTGGGACCTCCCAATCAGCTGCCAGAAAATAATTATACattataataaaaaaaggaaCTTCACCCCAAACACAAATCTTTGGAAATGGAAAATAGAGATCTCAGAAACAGGCCAGGTGGTGTCCTGTTGTAACAAAACAAAGCATTCGGCGCCATAGCTGTCCCCAGTGTAATTTCTTTGAAATTACAACAGAGATGAAGTCAGCCCTGTGAGGAACTCATAACCAAGTGAGCAGCTGGATCCCACTTAGATGTGTTGCTATAAGATGTTTTACTGCAAAATATGTTGACAAAACTACCTGGGGCTAATTACATGGCTGCAGTTTTAAGGGGTAATCAAATGCTGGGTTTTTATAAGAGATGAGGTGTGTGCCGTATTGCTCAGCGTGAGGCTTTTTACATTTCTGATACAGACACACAGACAATACCATGGTGGTGATTAGGAAAACCCCACTTGCTAGGGACAAGACCACAAAGATGGATATATAGCTGGGCTTTGTTGTAAACTGGGTGCATGGATTGCCCAAAATCTTCTCACTCGTCGTCTGGCTCGATCCTGCTTTGTTAGAAGCAATCACGCACACCCAATAGGTGGTGTCTGGTGAAAGTTTGTATAGTGTATGCTGCCTCGCTGTGGGATAGATCTCATCAACCAGGCTCTTCTCGCTGCCTTTGGCATGGTATGCAAGCTGATAAGTATGAACGACTGAACTGGGGGCACACCAGTGGATCTGTGCTGATGTGTCTGTCGTTTCAGACACTTCTCTGAGCCTCGGTGGATCTGGAACAGTGTCTTCTCCAGACACACCAGGACACAGACATGGGGACAACCTCTGAAGTTCAGAGCATGGCTTCTGGAGGTGGTGGCAGGGGTCGTAGTCACAAGAGACTATTATCGGTTGAGTTATGCTTTCCTTTGGTTGATCATCGTAATAGTCATCTTCATAATCCATGTGTATTACAGCATGGGTAGGATTTGGAATAAGGTTTGTCTTTGTGGGGTTTTGCAGCCATTGATCTGTCTGAGATGGACTTACTGTGCCAGGAAAAAGAGGAGAGTTTGTCCCTATTGGTCCTGTCGCTTCAGTGGAAGGGTTATTAGTAGACTGGTAGAATGTTTCCTCTTGGGGAAACAGAGCAGTGGTCGTTGTAGCATTTCTCTTCAATGGATCTGTTTTGATTGTACTCGCAGTGCTTTGCTGAGTTAAGGAGTCGCCATAAAGCTCTCCCAGAATTGTTGAAGAGGTGGCTGTGGTTCCTTCAGTAGTGGGATCGGTAGTAGATTTGGAAAAAACGTCAGCACTTGTGGGATCGTTCTTCATCTGAGCTGTTTGCGTCATACTTACCATGTTTCGTGACACCAAGGAGTCACTATAATGTTCTTCGGCAAATAGAGTAGAGTCCATTGTTGCTGCCACAGTAGTGGAATCAATAAAGGGAAGGTTGGAAGAGTCTTCTGTGAGAGGGGGAGTGTTTGATGTGG is a window encoding:
- the LRRN4 gene encoding leucine-rich repeat neuronal protein 4 → MFSLLLPLSLLAWEAAAGLTDRAAPAALGDFTALFQLTQQDPWENDVNLTSMSCEDLRNKTWTHLQLNNNSLQAFPACLPGELEALDLSTNQLPALSGVEIANFPKLRTLCLRHNHIQEVAWGTGALRNLQFLDLSANKLSSLPSCQTAHLPNLKWLSLAGNPITELQPLAFSCYPQLQFLNLSATLLGHENGGGISTSAFAMNVLQGDTGNRARSTIDVLDLSGTFLEKIQQEWAQDLVSLRSLHLARMAQLRSFDTDLFKSLPRLRELNCQDSRALSGVRTELFDDAPHLTFLTFQNCNLSSFNPWNINSSGSISINLYGNPLECNCGLSWLLSDPERVVLQRASDTICNTASEDREKPSSSSSLSLLQLYDECQAKRNTTFPTSNTPPLTEDSSNLPFIDSTTVAATMDSTLFAEEHYSDSLVSRNMVSMTQTAQMKNDPTSADVFSKSTTDPTTEGTTATSSTILGELYGDSLTQQSTASTIKTDPLKRNATTTTALFPQEETFYQSTNNPSTEATGPIGTNSPLFPGTVSPSQTDQWLQNPTKTNLIPNPTHAVIHMDYEDDYYDDQPKESITQPIIVSCDYDPCHHLQKPCSELQRLSPCLCPGVSGEDTVPDPPRLREVSETTDTSAQIHWCAPSSVVHTYQLAYHAKGSEKSLVDEIYPTARQHTLYKLSPDTTYWVCVIASNKAGSSQTTSEKILGNPCTQFTTKPSYISIFVVLSLASGVFLITTMVLSVCLYQKCKKPHAEQYGTHLISYKNPAFDYPLKLQPCN